Proteins from one Actinomycetota bacterium genomic window:
- a CDS encoding DUF4430 domain-containing protein: MDTAERSGTRAWWYAWITVLVLVAVFFTVRGCAFMPWNEGQESVVVRLSITRDFGGEVLRDEDVEVREGSSAMQALQKAAEVETSYGGGFIRAVDGLVSGYDGEGSSKTDWFYYVNGQMAEVGAGDFEVRDGDWLIFDYHSWEYSVFTPAFAGCFPEPFVHGFREAPRECLIVCAPGCEDSGERLAEVLREAGAPTCDLEDLNPGWRPRQGEYAVVVGTAAELAKNHFIAEASANAARIGLTAYIAGADILLVDGKGEASGCLASGEGLIEAIGPRLGEEGSALMVIGTDVEGVRAAVGRLAGWDNRSSGPAMVVFAGADMDGR, from the coding sequence GTGGATACGGCGGAGAGAAGCGGCACCCGCGCCTGGTGGTATGCGTGGATAACCGTCCTGGTCCTCGTCGCTGTCTTCTTCACGGTGCGGGGATGCGCGTTCATGCCCTGGAACGAGGGCCAGGAAAGCGTGGTGGTGAGGCTGAGTATCACCCGCGACTTCGGCGGGGAGGTGTTGCGGGACGAGGACGTCGAGGTGAGGGAAGGTTCCAGCGCGATGCAGGCCCTGCAGAAGGCGGCCGAAGTGGAGACGTCATACGGCGGGGGTTTCATCCGTGCCGTTGACGGCCTGGTCTCGGGCTATGACGGCGAGGGTTCAAGCAAGACGGACTGGTTCTACTACGTCAACGGACAGATGGCGGAGGTCGGTGCCGGTGACTTCGAGGTCAGGGACGGGGACTGGCTCATCTTCGACTACCATTCCTGGGAATATTCGGTGTTCACCCCGGCGTTCGCCGGCTGTTTCCCGGAGCCCTTCGTTCACGGGTTCCGTGAGGCGCCACGTGAATGCCTGATAGTCTGTGCCCCGGGATGCGAGGACTCCGGAGAGCGGCTCGCGGAGGTACTGAGAGAGGCGGGCGCGCCCACTTGCGACCTTGAAGATCTGAACCCCGGCTGGAGGCCGAGGCAAGGCGAGTACGCGGTTGTCGTAGGGACCGCCGCGGAGCTGGCGAAAAACCATTTCATCGCGGAGGCCAGCGCCAACGCCGCCCGGATAGGTCTGACCGCCTACATCGCTGGAGCTGATATCCTGTTGGTGGACGGGAAAGGGGAAGCGAGCGGATGCCTGGCCAGCGGGGAGGGCCTGATAGAGGCCATAGGGCCGAGACTCGGGGAGGAGGGCTCCGCGCTCATGGTAATCGGTACGGACGTTGAGGGGGTAAGGGCCGCCGTCGGCCGTCTCGCCGGTTGGGACAACCGCTCTTCCGGACCGGCCATGGTGGTGTTTGCCGGCGCGGACATGGACGGGAGATAG
- a CDS encoding prenyltransferase/squalene oxidase repeat-containing protein: MLRPLIITIALCVGLLAMCPSLPAAAGAAEGLAFIAANQMPDGGFAEPGRTEGADSTTAWCIMAIRAGGADPNAVKSGGRSPVDFLDSQSGSWRSVTDYERTLLAVAAAGRNIRSFGGIDLLAKVQSYQRTGGNIGDAINSNAFGMLSYRVAGLAVPPGAVEWHVRNQNGDGGWGNSPGSASNPDMTAASIMALRAAGVNSDEQSIKSALAYLRSIQNGDGGFSFERGSSDVSATAWCVQAIVAAGQDPAGGEWSKNGNTPYGFIASMQAGDGRFYWMDGADKNPVWTTAYAVCAMARKPYPIGISYSDPPGGGGSGESAGDTDGGPAASPTGPAGGGEGQANSGGEAGGGPEAQGETPAQDTGVQAADEGKSAEEHGASQAAAESEDRGAGSSEGTSFLVWLIPLMVAVPLLSLGGWLLYRRFG; the protein is encoded by the coding sequence ATGCTTAGACCCCTGATCATAACCATTGCCCTATGCGTGGGGCTGCTCGCGATGTGCCCTTCCCTGCCCGCGGCAGCGGGCGCGGCGGAAGGGCTCGCCTTCATCGCAGCAAACCAGATGCCGGATGGGGGTTTCGCCGAGCCGGGAAGGACCGAGGGGGCCGACTCCACCACCGCCTGGTGCATCATGGCTATCCGTGCAGGCGGGGCTGACCCGAACGCGGTGAAGTCAGGAGGCCGCTCCCCCGTTGATTTCCTGGACTCTCAATCGGGGAGTTGGCGAAGCGTGACCGATTACGAGAGGACCCTGCTTGCCGTTGCGGCTGCCGGCAGGAACATCAGATCATTCGGGGGCATCGACCTCCTCGCCAAGGTGCAGTCATACCAGAGGACGGGCGGGAACATAGGAGACGCCATCAACTCGAATGCTTTCGGCATGCTCTCGTACCGGGTGGCCGGGCTGGCCGTGCCGCCTGGTGCGGTGGAATGGCACGTGAGAAACCAGAACGGGGACGGCGGGTGGGGCAACAGCCCCGGCTCCGCCAGCAACCCGGACATGACGGCCGCTTCGATAATGGCCCTCAGGGCGGCGGGGGTGAACTCCGATGAGCAGTCGATCAAGTCCGCGCTCGCGTACCTGAGATCCATACAGAACGGTGACGGTGGCTTCTCGTTCGAGCGGGGCTCCTCCGATGTTTCCGCGACCGCCTGGTGCGTGCAGGCCATCGTGGCTGCAGGCCAGGACCCTGCTGGAGGTGAGTGGTCGAAGAACGGCAATACACCTTACGGCTTCATCGCTTCCATGCAGGCTGGTGACGGTCGCTTCTACTGGATGGACGGGGCGGACAAGAACCCGGTGTGGACGACGGCATACGCGGTCTGCGCCATGGCGAGGAAACCCTACCCCATCGGCATCTCGTATTCCGATCCCCCGGGAGGGGGTGGGAGCGGCGAAAGCGCCGGCGACACGGACGGCGGGCCCGCCGCTTCCCCCACCGGTCCCGCCGGGGGCGGGGAAGGCCAAGCCAATAGCGGAGGAGAGGCCGGCGGCGGCCCCGAGGCCCAGGGAGAGACGCCCGCGCAGGACACCGGGGTCCAGGCAGCGGATGAAGGAAAGTCGGCCGAGGAGCATGGTGCCTCGCAGGCCGCGGCGGAGAGCGAGGACAGGGGGGCTGGATCCTCCGAGGGGACGTCTTTCCTGGTCTGGTTGATACCCCTGATGGTCGCGGTGCCTCTGCTCTCGCTGGGCGGCTGGCTTCTCTACAGGAGGTTCGGTTGA
- a CDS encoding SAM-dependent chlorinase/fluorinase, with protein sequence MVITLTSDFGCCEEWVGAVKGVILSINPAATIVDISHEIPPFDIGKGAFVLAAALPYMPPGVHMAVVDPGVGTRRLAVALVTARGDVLVGPDNGLLIPAAARLGGVSKAFFLDDQDFFRAPVHPTFHARDIFAPVAAHLSLGVDPREMGSPLDPGDLVPAPWGRAREGEGAVYATVVDVDRFGSLRLNAYPEQVRSLGYAEGERVLLGVGEEEVEARLASTFGDIAAGGLLLFEDSSGVMAVGVSGGSVAARTGVRTGDILIIYGPAERP encoded by the coding sequence ATGGTGATCACCCTCACCAGTGATTTCGGCTGTTGTGAGGAATGGGTGGGAGCGGTTAAGGGGGTGATCCTCTCCATCAACCCCGCCGCGACCATCGTGGACATCAGCCACGAGATCCCGCCCTTCGATATCGGCAAAGGGGCCTTCGTGCTGGCTGCGGCGCTGCCCTACATGCCGCCCGGGGTGCACATGGCCGTGGTCGATCCGGGGGTGGGCACGCGCCGCCTGGCCGTGGCCCTGGTGACCGCGCGCGGGGACGTGCTGGTGGGACCCGACAACGGCCTTCTCATCCCCGCCGCCGCGCGGCTGGGCGGCGTGAGCAAGGCCTTCTTCCTGGACGACCAGGATTTCTTCCGCGCCCCCGTCCACCCCACCTTTCACGCCCGCGACATCTTCGCCCCCGTCGCGGCCCACCTCTCCCTGGGTGTGGACCCGCGCGAGATGGGGTCGCCCCTGGACCCGGGCGACCTGGTCCCCGCGCCCTGGGGCCGGGCCCGCGAGGGCGAGGGGGCGGTCTACGCCACGGTGGTCGATGTCGACCGTTTCGGCTCACTGCGCCTCAACGCCTACCCCGAACAGGTGAGGTCCCTGGGCTACGCCGAGGGAGAAAGGGTGCTGCTGGGGGTGGGCGAGGAGGAGGTTGAAGCCCGGCTTGCCTCCACCTTCGGCGACATCGCCGCGGGGGGCCTGCTGCTGTTCGAGGACTCCTCGGGCGTGATGGCCGTGGGAGTGAGCGGGGGTTCCGTGGCCGCTCGCACCGGCGTGCGCACCGGCGATATCCTCATCATCTACGGCCCGGCGGAGCGCCCGTAG
- a CDS encoding ATP-binding cassette domain-containing protein, producing the protein MALVEIEDLSYWYPKAERPALEGIDLSVERGEFILLTGPTGSGKTTLMRLFNGLIPHFHGGRIRGKVMVGGHDTAEVRPRELALKVGMVFQDAEDQMVSTTVEREIAFGLENAGLPASTIAKRVEEMLAGLGLSHLRRSFIPELSGGETQKVVLAAILALHPVLLVLDEPTSQLDPVSAEDLLTVVRRIHEETGTTVVMSEHRLERCFHYASRVIYMEQGRILFDGEPREAARWCGERDKAFLPPVSRVFVKAGWKEIPLTVNQARVMLRGSVSPNGAGGQEREAGAERSTGGEAVCKARGLWQVYPHGPEALKGVDLALEGGCRLAVMGENGAGKSTLLRCLLGLLRPSRGKVELFGSEPAPARLPGLARRLGYCPQNPVTYFVRSSVREELLHTMHLRGVDGLEAGDAVDRQLDRLGLGSLADRNPRDLSSGEREKVVIAAALLPPAPDLVVMDEPTRGLDYDNKRTILDYLDEYREDGSTLFVVTHDVEFAASLADRVAIMGDGSIITVGPASEVLSDSLFFSPQVNRLLGDAYGGVIHEEEAVSILREARP; encoded by the coding sequence ATGGCACTGGTTGAGATCGAAGATCTGAGCTACTGGTACCCCAAGGCGGAGCGGCCAGCCCTGGAGGGGATAGATCTCAGTGTGGAAAGAGGCGAGTTCATCCTGCTCACCGGGCCCACCGGCAGCGGAAAGACCACCCTCATGCGGCTTTTCAACGGACTCATCCCCCATTTCCACGGCGGGAGGATTCGGGGCAAGGTAATGGTGGGAGGGCACGATACGGCGGAGGTCAGGCCCCGCGAGCTGGCCCTGAAGGTAGGCATGGTGTTCCAGGATGCCGAGGACCAGATGGTGAGTACCACCGTGGAGAGGGAGATAGCCTTCGGCTTGGAGAACGCCGGGCTCCCGGCCTCCACCATCGCCAAGCGGGTGGAGGAGATGCTGGCCGGACTGGGCCTCTCCCATCTCAGGCGCTCCTTCATCCCCGAGCTCTCAGGCGGCGAGACGCAAAAGGTCGTGCTGGCCGCCATACTCGCCCTCCATCCCGTGCTGCTCGTCCTGGACGAGCCCACTTCCCAACTGGACCCGGTGAGCGCCGAGGACCTCTTGACGGTGGTGAGGCGCATACACGAAGAGACGGGCACCACCGTGGTGATGTCCGAGCACAGGCTGGAGAGGTGCTTTCATTATGCGTCCCGGGTGATCTACATGGAGCAGGGCAGGATACTGTTCGACGGCGAGCCGCGGGAAGCGGCGCGCTGGTGCGGGGAGCGTGACAAGGCGTTCCTGCCGCCGGTATCCAGGGTCTTCGTCAAGGCTGGCTGGAAGGAGATACCGCTGACCGTGAACCAGGCCCGGGTCATGCTGCGGGGGAGCGTGAGCCCCAACGGCGCGGGCGGACAGGAAAGGGAGGCGGGAGCGGAAAGGTCCACCGGAGGGGAGGCGGTCTGCAAGGCCAGGGGGTTGTGGCAAGTGTACCCGCATGGCCCAGAGGCGTTGAAGGGCGTGGACCTTGCTCTGGAGGGAGGCTGCCGCCTGGCGGTCATGGGCGAGAACGGTGCGGGCAAGAGCACCCTGCTGCGCTGCCTCCTCGGCCTGCTGCGGCCGTCGCGCGGCAAGGTCGAGCTCTTTGGAAGCGAGCCGGCGCCCGCACGCCTCCCCGGTCTTGCTCGGAGGCTGGGCTACTGTCCGCAGAACCCCGTTACTTATTTCGTGCGCTCCTCGGTGAGGGAAGAGTTGCTGCACACCATGCATCTGCGGGGTGTTGACGGGTTGGAGGCCGGGGACGCCGTGGACCGGCAACTGGACCGCCTTGGCCTCGGAAGCCTGGCCGACCGCAACCCGCGCGACCTGAGCAGTGGGGAAAGGGAGAAAGTGGTCATCGCGGCAGCCCTGCTCCCTCCCGCCCCGGACCTGGTGGTGATGGACGAGCCCACGCGGGGACTGGACTATGACAATAAGCGCACCATACTGGACTACCTGGACGAATACAGGGAAGATGGCAGCACGCTCTTCGTGGTCACCCACGACGTTGAGTTCGCCGCATCCCTCGCGGACCGTGTGGCCATCATGGGAGACGGCAGTATCATCACCGTGGGGCCGGCATCGGAGGTCCTCAGCGACTCGCTGTTCTTCTCCCCCCAGGTCAACCGCTTGCTGGGCGACGCCTATGGCGGGGTGATCCACGAGGAGGAAGCCGTATCCATCCTGCGGGAGGCCAGGCCATGA
- a CDS encoding DUF6485 family protein, which translates to MPEECKNYQANLERCNCTYEPCSRKGYCCECIAYHRRMGELPACYFPPEVERTYDRSIRRFMKCK; encoded by the coding sequence ATGCCAGAGGAATGCAAGAATTATCAGGCCAACCTGGAGAGGTGCAACTGCACCTATGAGCCGTGCTCGCGCAAGGGATACTGCTGCGAGTGCATCGCCTACCACCGGCGCATGGGAGAGCTGCCGGCCTGTTATTTCCCGCCCGAGGTGGAGCGCACCTACGACCGCTCCATCCGGCGCTTCATGAAATGCAAGTAG
- a CDS encoding ECF transporter S component, with translation MMRLVRYALIALAAMLAYLGIEGVPPFDNWSMSTLLLAVIALAVLFIRFEEGEYGSREVAVVGALAAMAAAGRVLFAAIPGVQPVTFVAVLAGYVFGAEPGFMVGALAALLSNIFLGQGPWTPWQMLAWGLAGASGGLLSAAMRGRVRIAPIATLCTIWGFLFGWMMNFWFWLSYVYPLTFRSFMAANLTSFWFDLFHAAGNLLFAVFLTVPVATMLVRFRERFGVEYLDDKAGSRDPYGSTLSNTGGENVVDA, from the coding sequence ATGATGCGCCTCGTCAGGTACGCCCTGATCGCCCTGGCCGCGATGCTCGCCTACCTCGGCATAGAGGGAGTGCCGCCATTCGACAACTGGTCGATGAGCACCCTGCTGCTGGCGGTGATAGCCCTCGCGGTGCTGTTTATACGCTTCGAGGAAGGAGAATACGGTTCCCGGGAAGTCGCGGTTGTGGGTGCGCTGGCGGCGATGGCCGCGGCGGGACGGGTGCTCTTCGCCGCGATACCCGGCGTACAGCCCGTCACTTTCGTGGCCGTCCTGGCGGGATACGTCTTCGGGGCCGAGCCTGGTTTTATGGTCGGGGCACTGGCCGCCCTGCTGAGCAACATCTTCCTGGGACAGGGTCCCTGGACGCCGTGGCAGATGCTCGCCTGGGGACTGGCGGGCGCCAGCGGCGGGTTATTGTCCGCCGCGATGAGGGGGCGGGTCAGGATCGCTCCGATCGCCACTCTCTGCACCATCTGGGGCTTCCTTTTCGGCTGGATGATGAACTTCTGGTTCTGGCTCTCCTATGTCTATCCCCTGACCTTCAGATCGTTTATGGCAGCGAACCTGACCAGTTTCTGGTTCGATCTCTTCCATGCCGCCGGCAACCTCCTGTTCGCCGTCTTCCTCACCGTTCCGGTGGCTACGATGCTCGTACGTTTCCGGGAACGGTTCGGAGTGGAATACCTGGACGATAAGGCGGGAAGCCGGGATCCGTACGGGTCGACACTATCAAACACGGGTGGTGAGAACGTTGTCGATGCTTAG
- a CDS encoding PQQ-binding-like beta-propeller repeat protein: MTAGTEARKRDWRRWTAALLAVAVSLAMMTVVGVENALPSPSVQSEAPVFESADYRIKDGTGPAIDGGVAYLFAGDDPWMPPGVKSSIVALDATNGGFLWQKDLEWAGGMGSKARPLVDGDRLYIGCGKSLYCLDTTASGKVLWHTDITPAGGLLGNSVIISDPVMYGDAAANEVVVVADFTYGAYVGLSALNGDVVWRYELDANSSASGAPGVDDTNNRLYLPQSAAFGFSPNGKVHCIDVSSSTVVKKWEYATQYDIAGPIACDQGHLYLSDFAYGGPVSNFYRLDDSGNKATLAWSQPIWGSSGMPLVDGNHNIVYVCGNDYSVGGNHFYAFNMDTGGLVWDNPNWGAYNGNCALSPTTGYLYAGSFDTGMWAHNKGMAAMDPETGSELWYVQQEAGGDPVVSGGLAYSTADGRLYAYEEFMPSVFDWYFAEGYTGPGFDAWLCLANPGIGQDDDATVSVTYVFNSAADPLTVDYEVPAGTRRTIYINEQVGADAEVSIKAISDRPIVAERPMYFDYHGAAAHNWTGGHCVVGADMPLDTWYFAEGYTGSGFEEWLCLANFSDRAATVDVTYLYPDGDPLQKRYDVPGNRRMTLSVNEEAGAGKEVSIKAVSNQPIVAERPMYFDYRGRADLGCTGGHCVMGVGEAGGQWCFAEGYTGSGFEEWLCLANPGTEAAEVTVAYLYQGEEAYSEKYTVNASSRRTLYVNEEAGSGKELGLMVSSDRPILAERPLYFDYEGVWDGGHCVTGTALSSNYWCLAEGYTDPSTDEYICISNPGKEDATVSVKPLFGDGDAEEYEVEAGQRFTISMRSDVPVERAYAISSDRGVVVERAMYFDYMGYENRGWNGGHCTMGATLKDMY, encoded by the coding sequence ATGACAGCCGGGACCGAAGCAAGGAAAAGGGACTGGAGAAGATGGACGGCCGCCCTCCTGGCGGTGGCGGTATCATTGGCGATGATGACGGTCGTGGGGGTGGAGAATGCGCTGCCCTCCCCGTCTGTCCAGTCGGAGGCCCCCGTTTTCGAAAGCGCGGATTATAGGATCAAGGACGGGACCGGACCGGCCATAGACGGTGGGGTGGCATACCTCTTCGCCGGAGACGACCCATGGATGCCACCGGGAGTGAAAAGCAGTATAGTCGCGCTGGACGCCACCAACGGCGGATTTCTGTGGCAGAAGGACCTGGAATGGGCCGGGGGTATGGGTTCCAAGGCACGACCCCTCGTCGACGGTGACCGTCTTTATATAGGGTGTGGAAAGAGCCTTTACTGCCTGGATACCACGGCGAGCGGCAAGGTCCTCTGGCATACGGACATCACCCCGGCAGGAGGGCTCCTGGGGAACTCCGTGATCATAAGCGATCCGGTGATGTATGGCGATGCGGCGGCGAACGAGGTAGTCGTGGTGGCCGATTTCACCTATGGCGCATACGTCGGTCTGTCGGCCCTCAACGGCGACGTGGTGTGGCGGTATGAGCTCGATGCCAACTCCTCCGCATCGGGTGCGCCGGGCGTGGACGATACCAACAACCGGCTTTACCTGCCACAGTCGGCCGCCTTCGGCTTCTCTCCTAACGGAAAGGTACATTGCATCGACGTGTCCAGCTCAACTGTCGTTAAGAAATGGGAGTATGCCACGCAATACGACATCGCGGGGCCTATTGCTTGCGACCAGGGACATCTGTACTTGAGCGATTTCGCTTACGGTGGGCCCGTCAGCAATTTCTACCGCCTTGATGACAGTGGGAACAAGGCGACACTCGCCTGGAGCCAGCCCATATGGGGATCGTCCGGCATGCCACTCGTCGACGGCAACCATAACATAGTGTACGTGTGCGGCAACGATTATTCCGTGGGCGGGAATCATTTCTATGCCTTTAACATGGACACCGGCGGTCTGGTATGGGACAACCCAAACTGGGGAGCTTACAATGGCAACTGCGCACTGTCCCCGACCACCGGGTACCTCTATGCCGGGAGTTTCGACACCGGTATGTGGGCGCACAACAAGGGCATGGCAGCCATGGATCCGGAAACCGGAAGTGAGCTCTGGTACGTGCAACAGGAGGCGGGCGGCGATCCCGTGGTTTCCGGCGGACTGGCGTACTCGACCGCCGATGGCCGCCTTTATGCCTACGAGGAGTTTATGCCCTCGGTTTTCGACTGGTATTTCGCCGAGGGGTATACCGGCCCCGGTTTCGACGCATGGCTGTGCTTGGCCAACCCGGGCATCGGCCAGGACGATGACGCGACGGTCAGCGTCACTTACGTGTTCAACAGCGCTGCAGACCCCCTGACCGTCGATTACGAGGTGCCGGCCGGCACGCGCAGGACCATATATATAAACGAGCAGGTGGGCGCCGACGCAGAGGTCTCGATCAAGGCCATTTCTGACCGGCCCATCGTCGCCGAGCGTCCCATGTACTTCGACTACCACGGAGCTGCCGCCCACAACTGGACTGGCGGGCACTGCGTGGTCGGCGCGGACATGCCCCTCGACACGTGGTATTTCGCCGAGGGGTATACAGGCTCAGGCTTCGAGGAATGGCTCTGCCTGGCCAATTTCTCCGACCGGGCGGCCACGGTGGACGTGACCTACCTCTATCCCGATGGAGATCCGCTTCAGAAACGGTACGACGTGCCCGGCAACCGCAGGATGACCTTGAGCGTAAACGAGGAAGCGGGAGCGGGCAAGGAGGTCTCCATCAAGGCCGTTTCAAACCAGCCCATCGTGGCGGAGCGCCCGATGTACTTCGATTACCGGGGCCGGGCCGACCTCGGTTGTACCGGCGGGCACTGCGTGATGGGGGTCGGAGAGGCAGGCGGGCAGTGGTGTTTCGCCGAAGGCTATACCGGATCCGGCTTCGAGGAATGGCTTTGCCTGGCCAACCCGGGCACGGAAGCCGCCGAGGTCACGGTGGCCTATCTCTATCAGGGAGAGGAAGCGTATTCCGAGAAGTACACGGTGAACGCCAGCAGCAGGCGTACGCTCTACGTGAACGAAGAGGCAGGGAGCGGCAAGGAGCTGGGATTGATGGTGAGCTCCGACAGGCCCATACTCGCCGAGCGCCCCCTGTATTTCGACTATGAAGGGGTGTGGGACGGTGGCCACTGCGTGACGGGAACCGCCCTTTCCAGCAATTACTGGTGTCTGGCGGAAGGTTATACGGATCCCAGCACCGACGAGTATATCTGTATCTCCAATCCGGGCAAGGAGGACGCGACCGTAAGCGTGAAACCGCTCTTCGGCGACGGTGATGCCGAGGAGTATGAGGTCGAGGCGGGCCAGCGGTTCACCATATCCATGCGGAGCGACGTGCCCGTGGAACGCGCCTACGCCATCTCTTCCGATCGCGGCGTGGTGGTGGAGCGGGCCATGTACTTCGATTACATGGGCTATGAGAACCGCGGGTGGAACGGAGGCCATTGCACCATGGGCGCGACCCTCAAGGACATGTACTGA
- a CDS encoding energy-coupling factor transporter transmembrane component T produces MVPVYRYKETLLHGLNAVASLLLVASLAAAALLLENPLYVMVVCAGTMGIILCAETWEECRAFLRIGLVVALFIAVLNPLVNSQGEHVLVYGPRIPLWGSLDITLEAVLYGLSSALRVFTVIMICGLASTVINPDDLLGMFSRFSSRSSLSAALAVRLYPSMVSEARAIREVQLVRGERLKGGGRFSRAKAHLPMLLSLFQGSLDRAASIAESMSARGFGSGGRTRMRRSPFRARDAVVVTLSMSLLGVAVAASVGGKGAYSFFPTLSDPWSEASPAALTALAAVLLSVVLLSWSWKRWHWLRSKI; encoded by the coding sequence TTGGTTCCGGTCTACAGGTATAAGGAAACGCTGCTGCACGGTCTGAACGCCGTGGCTTCCCTGCTCCTTGTCGCCTCCCTGGCCGCCGCCGCGCTGCTCCTAGAGAACCCCCTGTACGTGATGGTGGTCTGCGCCGGGACCATGGGGATCATCCTCTGCGCGGAGACCTGGGAAGAGTGCAGGGCCTTCTTGCGCATCGGCCTGGTGGTGGCGCTGTTCATCGCCGTCCTCAACCCCCTCGTGAACAGCCAGGGTGAGCACGTCCTCGTTTACGGTCCGAGGATACCGCTCTGGGGCAGTCTCGACATCACCCTGGAAGCCGTCCTCTACGGCCTGTCGTCCGCGCTGCGGGTATTCACGGTCATCATGATCTGCGGTCTCGCGAGCACGGTGATCAATCCCGACGATTTACTGGGCATGTTTTCCAGGTTCTCCTCGCGCTCCTCCCTGTCCGCCGCGCTGGCGGTGCGCCTCTATCCCAGCATGGTCAGCGAGGCGCGGGCGATCAGGGAGGTGCAACTGGTAAGGGGAGAAAGGCTCAAAGGGGGAGGACGGTTTTCCCGCGCCAAGGCCCACCTGCCCATGCTCCTCTCGCTTTTTCAGGGCTCCCTGGACCGTGCCGCGTCCATCGCCGAATCAATGAGCGCACGCGGGTTCGGAAGCGGCGGACGCACGAGGATGAGGAGGAGCCCGTTCAGGGCCAGGGATGCCGTCGTCGTCACGCTGTCGATGTCCCTGCTCGGCGTGGCGGTGGCGGCGTCGGTGGGTGGGAAAGGGGCTTACTCCTTCTTCCCCACCCTTTCCGACCCGTGGAGCGAAGCAAGCCCGGCCGCCCTGACGGCCCTGGCCGCGGTGCTGCTGTCGGTGGTCTTATTGAGCTGGAGCTGGAAGAGATGGCACTGGTTGAGATCGAAGATCTGA
- a CDS encoding thiolase family protein translates to MNEAYIVSGCRTAIGKYGGSLKDVKTGELVRIVIEEAVKRAGISPDAVDEVIFGQVVPRTDENCLAARLGALRAGLPYTVPASGVIRGCGSGMQAVIDAVRAVRLGDSGVAVAGGAENMSSIHYYSNDMRWGKRMRNGEFIDGLWEVLHDPYNGLVMGMTAENIAERYGVSREEQDVYALESQRRALAAIAAGKFKEEIVPVEVRTRKGVQVFDTDEHPTETTLEKLASLPPAFKQDGSVTAGNASGINDAAAALVIMSGDRVKELGVKPVARVLSYSYVGVDPEVMGVGPIYAIPKALERAGLKLEDIGVIELNEAFAAQALTCIRELGLDPEITNIYGSGVALGHPVGCTGARIVVTLMSAMKDLDVKVGLASLCIGGGQGIAVVLERL, encoded by the coding sequence GTGAACGAGGCCTACATCGTGAGCGGGTGCCGTACCGCCATCGGGAAGTACGGCGGCAGCCTGAAAGACGTCAAGACGGGTGAGCTGGTACGCATCGTCATTGAGGAGGCGGTGAAGCGCGCCGGCATATCCCCCGACGCCGTGGACGAGGTCATATTCGGCCAGGTGGTGCCGCGCACGGACGAGAACTGCCTGGCGGCCAGGCTGGGAGCGCTGAGAGCGGGCCTGCCTTATACCGTGCCGGCATCAGGGGTCATCAGGGGATGCGGTTCGGGGATGCAGGCGGTCATCGATGCGGTGAGGGCGGTGCGCCTTGGGGACTCAGGGGTGGCGGTCGCCGGGGGCGCGGAGAACATGAGTTCCATCCACTACTACAGCAACGACATGCGCTGGGGAAAGAGGATGCGGAACGGCGAGTTCATCGACGGCCTGTGGGAGGTCCTGCACGACCCCTATAACGGCCTCGTCATGGGCATGACCGCGGAGAACATCGCGGAGCGTTACGGGGTGTCCAGGGAAGAACAGGACGTCTACGCCCTGGAGAGCCAGCGACGCGCCCTGGCGGCCATAGCGGCGGGTAAGTTCAAAGAGGAGATCGTGCCGGTGGAGGTGAGGACGCGCAAAGGGGTACAGGTCTTCGATACCGACGAGCATCCCACCGAGACGACCTTGGAGAAGCTGGCCTCCCTGCCCCCGGCCTTCAAGCAGGACGGCTCGGTAACCGCGGGCAACGCCTCGGGCATCAACGACGCCGCCGCGGCCCTGGTGATCATGTCAGGGGACAGGGTGAAGGAGTTGGGCGTCAAGCCCGTGGCGCGCGTGCTCTCCTATTCCTACGTGGGCGTGGACCCGGAGGTCATGGGCGTAGGGCCCATCTACGCCATCCCCAAGGCCCTGGAGAGAGCGGGATTGAAGCTAGAGGACATCGGGGTCATCGAACTCAACGAGGCCTTCGCGGCACAGGCCCTCACCTGTATCCGGGAACTCGGCCTGGACCCGGAGATAACCAACATCTACGGCAGCGGAGTGGCCCTGGGGCACCCGGTGGGGTGCACCGGCGCCCGTATCGTGGTCACCCTGATGAGCGCCATGAAGGACCTGGACGTGAAAGTGGGGCTGGCATCCCTGTGTATCGGAGGTGGACAGGGCATCGCAGTCGTCCTCGAGCGCCTGTAG